One segment of Papaver somniferum cultivar HN1 unplaced genomic scaffold, ASM357369v1 unplaced-scaffold_137, whole genome shotgun sequence DNA contains the following:
- the LOC113334382 gene encoding uncharacterized protein At5g08430-like isoform X1 has translation MGPSNGVLHPALKSMKRTIRKKREFIRWGSIDKDPSQTCSLVDLSNIINEYITKNQLTDRVKKKRVVCDERLLSVLGKRTVNRTKILDLLEPHLLEYQDSSEEDELSDNLEEGAGASKPCKRQRRKGLDKTNGTIRIKVAPRSCFASIVTQNIKLVYLKRSFIQNLTKELDTFNGKVIGSFARVKRDPNDYLQKNSHQLMQVTGTRKLRRQVTVVQELSCYSQVGVTVSRFACCQMMISLRKSVKDGQVKRLTTWDLDGKARDLHQDITYHWIEKELALLRNLIDRASGKGWHRERYEYLERRAQLESPSERERLIQEVPLVIADGIEVEPPAKLAGDENLETNHSPTLILSRISESLDVARKETSSSPKDGETLPSGPNSKSSNIAFAVVQSDLVTNIRLKRTPPGKQEI, from the exons ATGGGTCCCTCCAATGGGGTCCTACATCCTGCACTGAAGTCTATGAAAAGAACAATAAGAAAGAAAAGGGAGTTTATCCGGTGGGGATCCATCGACAAGGATCCAAGCCAAACTTGTTCTCTAGTTGATTTAAGCAACATCATCAACGAATATATAACCAAAAACCAACTCACTGATCGAGTAAAGAAGAAGCGGGTTGTATGTGATGAAAGACTCCTTTCTGTTTTAGGGAAGAGGACAGTGAACCGTACTAAGATTCTTGACTTGTTGGAACCACATTTACTTGAATACCAAGATTCATCAGAGGAGGATGAGTTGAGTGATAACTTGGAAGAGGGTGCAGGTGCTTCAAAACCTTGCAAAAGGCAAAGAAGGAAGGGCTTGGACAAGACAAATGGGACAATTAGAATTAAGGTGGCTCCGCGTAGCTGTTTTGCTTCTATAGTAACTCAAAACATCAAGTTGGTTTACTTGAAAAGGAGCTTCATTCAGAATCTAACAAAGGAGCTTGATACCTTCAATGGCAAAGTGATTGGAAGCTTTGCAAGGGTCAAAAGAGACCCTAATGACTACCTCCAGAAAAACTCGCACCAGCTTATGCAAGTTACTG GGACACGAAAGCTTCGGAGACAGGTGACAGTAGTACAGGAATTATCTTGCTACTCTCAAGTAGGAGTGACGGTGTCCAGATTTGCATGCTGTCAGATGATGATTTCACTGAG GAAGAGTGTGAAAGACGGTCAGGTGAAGAGGCTCACTACT TGGGATCTTGATGGGAAGGCCAGAGATCTGCACCAGGATATCACATATCAT TGGATCGAAAAAGAGCTTGCCCTGTTGCGAAATCTGATTGATCGAGCAAGTGGGAAGGGATGGCACAGAGA GCGTTATGAGTACCTTGAGAGGAGGGCGCAACTTGAGTCACCATCTGAAAGGGAAAGATTGATACAAGAAGTTCCACTAGTAATTGCTGACGGCATTGAGGTTGAGCCTCCTGCTAAGTTAGCTGGAGATGAAAACCTTGAGACCAATCATTCACCAACATTAATCCTTTCAAGGATTTCAGAATCTCTTGACGTGGCAAGAAAAGAAACCTCATCTAGTCCTAAAGATGGAGAAACTTTACCTTCAG GTCCAAATAGCAAGAGCAGCAATATTGCTTTTGCAGTTGTTCAATCAGATCTAGTTACTAATATTCGTTTGAAGCGAACACCTCCTGGAAAGCAAGAGATTTGA
- the LOC113334382 gene encoding uncharacterized protein At5g08430-like isoform X2, which produces MGPSNGVLHPALKSMKRTIRKKREFIRWGSIDKDPSQTCSLVDLSNIINEYITKNQLTDRVKKKRVVCDERLLSVLGKRTVNRTKILDLLEPHLLEYQDSSEEDELSDNLEEGAGASKPCKRQRRKGLDKTNGTIRIKVAPRSCFASIVTQNIKLVYLKRSFIQNLTKELDTFNGKVIGSFARVKRDPNDYLQKNSHQLMQVTGTRKLRRQVTVVQELSCYSQVGVTVSRFACCQMMISLRKSVKDGQVKRLTTWDLDGKARDLHQDITYHWIEKELALLRNLIDRASGKGWHRERYEYLERRAQLESPSERERLIQEVPLVIADGIEVEPPAKLAGDENLETNHSPTLILSRISESLDVARKETSSSPKDGETLPSASVSGKQNKSEQVC; this is translated from the exons ATGGGTCCCTCCAATGGGGTCCTACATCCTGCACTGAAGTCTATGAAAAGAACAATAAGAAAGAAAAGGGAGTTTATCCGGTGGGGATCCATCGACAAGGATCCAAGCCAAACTTGTTCTCTAGTTGATTTAAGCAACATCATCAACGAATATATAACCAAAAACCAACTCACTGATCGAGTAAAGAAGAAGCGGGTTGTATGTGATGAAAGACTCCTTTCTGTTTTAGGGAAGAGGACAGTGAACCGTACTAAGATTCTTGACTTGTTGGAACCACATTTACTTGAATACCAAGATTCATCAGAGGAGGATGAGTTGAGTGATAACTTGGAAGAGGGTGCAGGTGCTTCAAAACCTTGCAAAAGGCAAAGAAGGAAGGGCTTGGACAAGACAAATGGGACAATTAGAATTAAGGTGGCTCCGCGTAGCTGTTTTGCTTCTATAGTAACTCAAAACATCAAGTTGGTTTACTTGAAAAGGAGCTTCATTCAGAATCTAACAAAGGAGCTTGATACCTTCAATGGCAAAGTGATTGGAAGCTTTGCAAGGGTCAAAAGAGACCCTAATGACTACCTCCAGAAAAACTCGCACCAGCTTATGCAAGTTACTG GGACACGAAAGCTTCGGAGACAGGTGACAGTAGTACAGGAATTATCTTGCTACTCTCAAGTAGGAGTGACGGTGTCCAGATTTGCATGCTGTCAGATGATGATTTCACTGAG GAAGAGTGTGAAAGACGGTCAGGTGAAGAGGCTCACTACT TGGGATCTTGATGGGAAGGCCAGAGATCTGCACCAGGATATCACATATCAT TGGATCGAAAAAGAGCTTGCCCTGTTGCGAAATCTGATTGATCGAGCAAGTGGGAAGGGATGGCACAGAGA GCGTTATGAGTACCTTGAGAGGAGGGCGCAACTTGAGTCACCATCTGAAAGGGAAAGATTGATACAAGAAGTTCCACTAGTAATTGCTGACGGCATTGAGGTTGAGCCTCCTGCTAAGTTAGCTGGAGATGAAAACCTTGAGACCAATCATTCACCAACATTAATCCTTTCAAGGATTTCAGAATCTCTTGACGTGGCAAGAAAAGAAACCTCATCTAGTCCTAAAGATGGAGAAACTTTACCTTCAG CATCTGTTTCTGGAAAGCAAAATAAATCTGAACAAGTTTGTTAA